One genomic segment of Falco cherrug isolate bFalChe1 chromosome 13, bFalChe1.pri, whole genome shotgun sequence includes these proteins:
- the CD93 gene encoding complement component C1q receptor translates to MAAARLLLLLLLPLLPRGSGGEEAEAEAEVVCAGTACYTLHRAELGWSAAQERCHHNGGNLAPARSPGEAERLQELLAMAGWLDPAWIGLSLSRGRCVQPQEPLRGFAWAAGGDPGNYSAWLAEPAVTCLSARCVSLRPAGPWGPAGWADRPCRALLPAFLCKFSFRGMCGPLPLAGPSRVAYTTPFGVRSSRLAAAPFGTLAEVTCEGGEGPTFALCKGPLEGGGFAWHPPGPLCPAACAHRNGGCQHRCLEAPGESPRCACHPGYVLAPDMASCLPEDACQPNPCQGTCRTRPGGFECGCEAGYALAPDGRSCLDMDECLAGPCQHECHNTAGSFVCLCRPGYQPAGTDGRLCRDEDECARPGVCPQLCLNVPGSFHCACQPGYQRQPGGGDACLDVDECLRDPCPGPCRNLPGGFECLCLPGFVLEEDGHGCRPAATTGEEPTGAPNSTLRTTGVPRTRGTLQTAGSLQTAGAPWTTGIPRTLGIATGAMLPAPTAVGSAPGPEHSTDGPRLLLYYILGSLVAILLLMAFALALLACRKRAAKREKRTAKNAADNYCWVPEQPESHRVGGECR, encoded by the coding sequence ATGGCCGCGgcccggctgctgctgctgctgctgctgccgctgctgccgcgGGGCTCCGGCGGGGAGGAGGCCGAGGCCGAGGCCGAGGTGGTGTGCGCCGGCACCGCCTGCTACACCCTGCACCGGGCCGAGCTGGGCTGGAGCGCGGCCCAGGAGCGCTGCCACCACAACGGCGGCAACCTGGCCCCGGCGCGCAGCCCTGGCGAGGCTGagcggctgcaggagctgctggccatggcCGGCTGGCTGGACCCGGCGTGGATCGGGCTGTCGCTGTCACGGGGCCGCTGCGTCCAGCCGCAGGAGCCATTGCGGGGCTTCGCCTGGGCAGCCGGCGGGGACCCCGGCAACTACTCAGCCTGGCTGGCCGAGCCGGCCGTCACCTGCCTCAGCGCCCGCTGCGTCAGCCTGCGGCCCGCCGGGCCCTGGGGCCCCGCTGGCTGGGCCGACCGCCCGTGCCGGGCGCTGCTGCCCGCCTTCCTCTGCAAGTTCAGCTTCCGCGGGATGTGCGGGCCCCTGCCACTGGCCGGGCCCAGCCGGGTGGCCTACACCACCCCCTTCGGGGTGCGCAGCTCCCGCCTGGCTGCGGCCCCCTTCGGCACGCTGGCAGAGGTCACCTGCGAGGGGGGCGAGGGACCCACCTTCGCTCTCTGCAAGGGGCCGCTGGAGGGGGGCGGCTTCGCCTGGCACCCCCCCGGGCCCCTCTGCCCTGCCGCCTGCGCCCACCGCAACGGGGGCTGCCAGCACCGCTGCCTGGAGGCGCCTGGGGAGTCCCCGCGGTGCGCCTGCCACCCCGGCTACGTCCTGGCCCCCGACAtggcctcctgcctgcccgAGGATGCCTGCCAGCCCAACCCCTGCCAGGGGACCTGCCGGACTCGGCCCGGTGGCTTCGAGTGTGGCTGCGAGGCCGGCTACGCCCTGGCACCCGATGGCCGCAGCTGCCTGGACATGGACGAGTGCCTGGCCGGGCCCTGCCAGCACGAGTGCCACAACACAGCCGGCAGCTTCGTCTGCCTCTGCCGGCCCGGCTACCAGCCGGCCGGGACGGATGGCCGCCTCTGCCGCGATGAGGACGAGTGTGCCCGGCCTGGCGtctgcccccagctctgcctcaaCGTCCCCGGCTCCTTCCACTGCGCCTGCCAGCCCGGCTACCAGCGCCAGCCCGGCGGTGGCGATGCCTGCCTGGACGTAGATGAGTGCCTGCGGGACCCCTGCCCCGGGCCCTGCCGCAACCTGCCCGGTGGCTTTgagtgcctctgcctgcctggcttCGTCCTGGAGGAGGATGGACATGGCTGCCGTCCCGCAGCCACCACCGGAGAGGAGCCCACGGGGGCCCCCAACAGCACCCTGCGTACCACAGGTGTCCCACGGACCAGGGGCACCCTGCAGACCGCAGGCAGCCTCCAGACCGCAGGTGCCCCATGGACCACCGGCATCCCCCGGACACTGGGCATCGCCACCGGGGCAATGCTGCCAGCCCCCACGGCAGTAGGGTCAGCGCCCGGCCCCGAGCACAGCACCGACGGCCCCCGGCTGCTACTCTACTACATCCTGGGCAGCCTCGTAGCGATCCTGCTGCTGATGGCCTTTGCCCTGGCCCTGCTTGCCTGCAGGAAGAGGGCGGCCAAGCGGGAGAAGCGGACAGCCAAAAATGCAGCGGACAACTACTGCTGGGTGCCGGAGCAGCCGGAGAGCCATAGGGTGGGCGGCGAGTGCAGGTAA